In the genome of Sphingomonas naphthae, one region contains:
- a CDS encoding D-alanyl-D-alanine carboxypeptidase family protein — protein sequence MIVRIAGVSAVMALALGSAEAAAPPFETTAEIAYMQDLSSGAVLYSKNADLRMPPASMAKMMTVYVAFDLIKKGELKLDQMVTVRPETWKQWHGPAAGSTMFLSPGEQVSVANLLFGIVTLSGNDACVVLAEQISGTEPAFAALMNRRAAEIGLKNSHFGTSNGWPDGGVTYVTARDLGTLATATIQNFPDLYKTFYSRPNFTWGKTLGSGAAITQANRDPLLGRVAGADGLKTGHTEEAGYGFTGSAIQNNRRLVMVLAKLGSAGARIDESVSFMNWGFRAWTAKPVLAKGKSVGTAKVQLGDATSVGLVAARDLAVTVPAGLGSDMKTSVVYAGPLKAPIKKGDHVADLLVRTADAPPQRLPLVAAADVGEAGFFDRVWAGLRHLIGLS from the coding sequence ATGATAGTGCGAATCGCCGGTGTGTCGGCGGTGATGGCTCTGGCGCTGGGATCGGCGGAGGCCGCCGCGCCGCCGTTCGAGACGACCGCCGAGATCGCCTACATGCAGGATCTCTCCTCGGGCGCGGTCCTCTATTCCAAGAATGCCGATCTGCGGATGCCGCCGGCGTCGATGGCCAAGATGATGACCGTCTACGTCGCCTTCGATCTCATCAAGAAGGGCGAGTTGAAGCTCGACCAGATGGTGACGGTGCGGCCCGAGACGTGGAAGCAGTGGCACGGCCCCGCCGCCGGCTCCACCATGTTCCTGTCACCTGGCGAGCAGGTATCGGTGGCGAACCTGCTGTTCGGCATCGTGACGCTTTCGGGCAATGACGCCTGCGTCGTGCTGGCCGAGCAGATTTCGGGCACCGAGCCTGCCTTCGCCGCGCTGATGAACCGCCGCGCGGCCGAAATCGGCCTCAAGAACAGCCACTTCGGCACGTCGAACGGCTGGCCCGATGGCGGCGTCACCTATGTCACCGCGCGCGACCTCGGCACGCTGGCGACGGCGACAATCCAGAATTTCCCCGATCTCTACAAGACCTTCTACAGCCGCCCGAACTTCACCTGGGGCAAGACGCTCGGATCGGGCGCGGCGATCACGCAGGCCAATCGCGATCCGCTGCTGGGCCGCGTCGCGGGCGCCGACGGCCTCAAGACCGGCCATACCGAGGAGGCCGGCTATGGCTTCACCGGTTCCGCCATCCAGAACAACCGCCGCCTCGTGATGGTGCTGGCCAAGCTCGGCAGCGCGGGCGCGCGGATCGACGAATCCGTGTCCTTCATGAACTGGGGCTTCCGCGCCTGGACCGCCAAGCCGGTGCTGGCCAAGGGCAAGTCGGTCGGCACCGCCAAGGTGCAGCTGGGCGACGCGACGTCGGTCGGGCTGGTGGCGGCGCGCGATCTGGCGGTGACGGTGCCGGCGGGGCTCGGCTCCGACATGAAGACCTCGGTCGTCTATGCCGGGCCGCTCAAGGCGCCGATCAAGAAGGGCGATCATGTCGCCGATCTGCTCGTCCGCACCGCCGACGCGCCGCCGCAGCGCCTGCCGCTCGTCGCCGCCGCCGACGTGGGCGAGGCGGGTTTCTTCGATCGCGTCTGGGCGGGCCTGCGCCACCTCATCGGGCTTTCGTGA
- a CDS encoding LexA family protein — protein MTAAQRELLRFIERYQASHDGMSPSFDDMMIGTGVTSRGAVSVSLKRLEEHGLISREPHRARRITVLGASLAGISDEQLIDEVRRRGLLSSSEDRSMKEAVDIGSGRAR, from the coding sequence ATGACGGCCGCTCAGCGTGAACTGCTGCGCTTCATCGAGCGCTATCAGGCCAGCCACGACGGCATGTCGCCATCATTCGACGACATGATGATTGGCACCGGCGTCACCAGCCGGGGCGCCGTCAGCGTCAGCCTTAAGCGCCTGGAGGAGCATGGCCTAATCAGCCGTGAGCCGCACCGGGCGCGCCGTATCACCGTCCTCGGTGCCTCTCTGGCAGGAATATCCGACGAGCAGCTCATCGACGAGGTTCGGCGGCGTGGCTTGCTTTCAAGCAGCGAGGATCGCTCCATGAAGGAAGCTGTCGATATCGGAAGCGGGAGGGCGCGTTGA
- a CDS encoding tyrosine-type recombinase/integrase translates to MLSDTQCRRAKAIDKPVKLSDEKGLYLFVTPAGGRIWRLKYRFAGKEKKLVFGPYPEVSLAEARDLRDEARRLLRDHHDPAVTKKAALVTSRADNANTFELIATQWHALNKGMWATRHAEDVIHSLKRDVFPAIGALPIRDIKTPKVLELLRAIEARPAIETAKRVRQRISAVFVYAIGEGIADDDPAAVVKSALKPLHRGKQPAITDLVKARKVLADAEAEDAHPVTKLALRLLALTAVRPGELRGARWDEIEGIDWSDPAAQPVEPLWRIPAARMKGRLTRKEEVGGDHLVPLSRQAIDVLRTAYSLSGRGPLPFPNARHSHRPMSENAIGYLLNRAGYHHRHVPHGWRATFSTIMNERFKADHDIIELMLAHVAQNKVKAAYDRAAHLDRRRELAQLWADLIADGLRPAAEVIIGPRR, encoded by the coding sequence ATGCTGAGCGATACTCAATGCCGCCGGGCCAAGGCGATCGACAAGCCAGTGAAGCTGTCGGACGAGAAGGGCCTGTATCTGTTCGTGACGCCAGCCGGCGGGCGCATCTGGCGGCTTAAGTATCGTTTCGCCGGCAAGGAAAAGAAGCTCGTGTTCGGGCCCTACCCGGAGGTGTCGCTCGCCGAGGCGCGCGATCTGCGCGACGAAGCTCGGCGGCTGCTGCGAGACCATCACGACCCGGCCGTCACGAAGAAAGCAGCGCTCGTGACCAGCCGCGCCGACAACGCCAACACCTTCGAGCTGATCGCGACTCAGTGGCACGCTTTGAACAAGGGCATGTGGGCGACGCGACACGCGGAAGATGTCATCCACAGCCTAAAGCGCGATGTCTTCCCGGCGATCGGCGCCTTGCCCATCCGCGACATCAAGACGCCCAAAGTGCTGGAGCTTCTCCGCGCCATTGAGGCGCGACCGGCGATCGAGACGGCGAAGCGCGTCCGGCAGCGGATTTCCGCTGTGTTCGTCTACGCGATCGGCGAGGGAATCGCCGACGATGATCCGGCCGCCGTGGTGAAGTCGGCCCTCAAGCCGCTGCATCGCGGCAAGCAGCCGGCGATCACCGATCTGGTGAAGGCCCGCAAGGTGCTGGCCGACGCCGAGGCCGAGGACGCCCACCCGGTCACGAAGCTGGCGCTGCGTCTGCTCGCACTGACGGCAGTTCGGCCGGGTGAGCTGCGCGGGGCGCGGTGGGACGAGATCGAGGGTATCGATTGGAGCGATCCAGCCGCTCAGCCGGTGGAGCCGTTGTGGCGTATCCCGGCCGCGCGGATGAAAGGGCGGCTGACCCGCAAGGAGGAAGTGGGCGGCGACCACCTTGTGCCGCTCTCCCGGCAGGCCATCGATGTCCTGCGCACCGCCTATAGCTTATCCGGTCGGGGCCCCCTGCCCTTCCCCAATGCCCGCCACTCGCACCGCCCCATGAGCGAAAACGCGATCGGCTATTTGTTGAACAGGGCCGGCTATCACCATCGCCATGTGCCGCACGGCTGGCGGGCGACCTTCTCGACCATCATGAATGAGCGCTTCAAGGCCGATCACGACATCATCGAACTGATGCTGGCCCACGTCGCGCAGAACAAGGTGAAGGCGGCCTACGATCGTGCCGCCCACCTCGATCGGCGCCGGGAGCTTGCCCAGCTATGGGCGGACCTGATTGCGGATGGCCTGCGGCCGGCGGCCGAAGTCATCATCGGCCCGCGCCGGTGA
- a CDS encoding HNH endonuclease — translation MGRLTGLPPRLAGLPPRLASTPIDAADRDRKRNEFHPWRAWYKTPLWRALRMATFTRDLFTCTMCGRIEGDTSKLVADHDTPHRGDRGVFFDPNNLKTLCASPCHSKHKQRLEQAAEHR, via the coding sequence ATGGGTCGCCTTACCGGGCTGCCGCCCCGTCTCGCTGGCCTCCCGCCTCGGCTGGCATCCACGCCGATCGACGCGGCGGATCGCGACCGGAAGCGCAATGAGTTCCACCCGTGGCGCGCCTGGTACAAGACCCCGCTATGGCGGGCGCTGCGCATGGCCACGTTCACCCGCGACCTGTTCACCTGTACGATGTGCGGCAGGATCGAGGGCGACACCTCCAAGCTCGTGGCGGACCACGACACGCCCCACCGGGGCGATCGGGGCGTGTTCTTCGACCCGAACAACCTGAAGACGCTCTGCGCCTCGCCCTGCCACTCCAAGCATAAGCAGCGGCTGGAGCAGGCCGCCGAGCATCGTTAG
- a CDS encoding septal ring lytic transglycosylase RlpA family protein — MRSWNSRAGLASLLVLAACSSGPRRPEPVQRPPARGETPRPPRGPVADFPVKVGKPYTVLGITYTPVDDPSYDEVGIASWYGDDFHGGQTANGERYDMDMVGAAHKTMPLPSYAEVTSLRTGKRIIVRVNDRGPFVPNRIIDLSRKAAQMLGIDRAGIGPVRVRRVFPDERDRLALRSGDTARDPAFATSSELDQDRRRLLARAPDPRPVTPQIIAPAMAQSGWYAQVGAYGDPDRAAKVAKDVGGQVTFGEGLYRVRVGPFADEPSATLVLAQLGARGYHGGRLVKPFR; from the coding sequence ATGCGATCGTGGAATAGCCGCGCCGGGCTGGCGTCGCTGCTGGTCCTCGCCGCCTGCTCCAGCGGACCGCGCCGCCCCGAGCCCGTCCAGCGCCCGCCGGCGCGGGGCGAGACGCCACGGCCGCCGCGCGGGCCGGTCGCCGATTTCCCGGTCAAGGTCGGCAAGCCCTATACCGTGCTCGGCATCACCTACACGCCGGTCGACGACCCATCCTATGACGAGGTCGGCATCGCAAGCTGGTATGGCGATGATTTCCACGGCGGCCAGACCGCCAATGGCGAGCGCTACGACATGGACATGGTCGGCGCGGCCCACAAGACGATGCCGCTGCCGAGCTACGCCGAGGTGACCTCATTGCGCACCGGCAAGCGCATCATCGTGCGGGTCAACGATCGCGGCCCCTTCGTGCCGAACCGCATCATCGATCTGTCGCGCAAGGCGGCGCAGATGCTGGGGATCGACCGCGCCGGCATCGGGCCGGTCCGTGTCCGCCGCGTCTTCCCGGACGAGCGCGACCGGCTGGCGCTGCGATCGGGCGACACCGCGCGCGACCCCGCCTTCGCCACCAGTTCGGAGCTGGATCAGGATCGCCGCCGGCTGCTCGCCCGCGCGCCCGATCCGCGCCCAGTGACGCCGCAGATTATCGCGCCGGCCATGGCGCAATCGGGCTGGTACGCGCAGGTCGGCGCCTATGGCGATCCCGATCGCGCCGCCAAGGTAGCGAAGGATGTCGGCGGGCAGGTGACCTTCGGCGAGGGGCTGTATCGCGTGCGGGTCGGCCCGTTCGCCGACGAACCTTCCGCCACGCTCGTGCTGGCGCAGCTTGGCGCGCGCGGCTATCACGGCGGCAGGCTGGTGAAGCCCTTCAGGTAA
- a CDS encoding DUF7146 domain-containing protein gives MGQRGSSRRSSQAAFRAAVEKAKSRYDLSAIIGRHTKLTKAGPRALRGLCMFHQERSPSLHVYDTDGGFHCFGCGASGDVFDFLKAKNGLGFIDAIRWLDAAALPEVSEAERARQRAEDEAERAAAIDLARTVWRGATQAAGSPAEVYARSRGITVPLPPSIRFARTPAWYDAESGEVGPAIPAVIGCVQDMSGAFIGIQRIFLSQGGRAKAKMPNPKKTLGRFKGGALRLGPVAEGITSCEGPEDGWTLMQAMPAQSIWVALGTANLASMVLPPEVRHLRIGGDNGAAGRAAVATAAEAHTARGVEVSAFFPEDRYKDFNDALRGICA, from the coding sequence ATGGGTCAGAGGGGATCATCCAGACGCTCATCCCAGGCCGCGTTTCGCGCGGCCGTTGAGAAGGCGAAATCTCGGTATGACCTGTCGGCCATCATCGGCCGTCATACCAAACTGACGAAGGCCGGGCCGCGCGCGTTGCGCGGCCTGTGCATGTTCCATCAGGAGCGATCCCCCAGCCTCCACGTCTATGACACGGACGGCGGCTTCCATTGCTTCGGCTGCGGGGCCAGCGGCGATGTGTTCGACTTCCTCAAGGCGAAAAACGGTCTCGGCTTCATCGACGCAATCCGCTGGCTGGACGCGGCGGCCTTGCCGGAGGTCAGCGAGGCTGAGCGAGCCCGGCAGCGGGCCGAGGACGAGGCAGAACGCGCGGCGGCGATCGATCTGGCCCGCACCGTCTGGCGCGGCGCCACGCAAGCCGCTGGCAGCCCGGCGGAGGTCTATGCCCGCTCGCGCGGCATCACCGTGCCGCTGCCACCGTCGATCCGCTTCGCCCGAACACCGGCATGGTATGACGCCGAAAGCGGCGAAGTCGGCCCCGCCATCCCGGCGGTGATCGGTTGCGTTCAGGACATGAGTGGAGCCTTCATCGGCATACAGCGCATCTTCCTCAGCCAAGGCGGGCGCGCCAAGGCGAAGATGCCGAACCCAAAGAAGACGCTCGGCAGGTTCAAGGGCGGCGCACTGCGGCTTGGCCCTGTCGCAGAGGGCATCACCTCGTGTGAGGGGCCGGAAGACGGCTGGACGCTAATGCAGGCGATGCCAGCCCAATCCATCTGGGTTGCGCTCGGAACCGCCAATCTCGCTTCGATGGTCCTGCCGCCCGAGGTCCGCCACCTCAGGATCGGGGGGGACAACGGGGCGGCTGGCCGCGCCGCCGTCGCCACTGCCGCCGAGGCTCACACGGCGCGCGGCGTCGAGGTGTCCGCCTTCTTCCCCGAGGATCGGTACAAAGATTTCAACGATGCTCTCCGGGGAATCTGCGCGTGA
- the nusG gene encoding transcription termination/antitermination protein NusG: protein MADRWAILRTSGGRTLALAAALAEAGYDAWTPMQVQDRRRARGRPPTEQRVPIMPTVVFVRADRVSDLYRALSLPVNPFPAFSIFQQAGRVPVISDWELDCLRSAEERAARARMKSERREFTIGGAVKVAEGILQGMVGVVVDAKGKAPTIDLGGGWVMKIEGWLLRPDDVDADDSTGRQDRQRTYRREPT, encoded by the coding sequence TTGGCTGATCGGTGGGCCATCCTGCGCACGTCGGGCGGCCGGACGCTGGCGCTGGCGGCGGCGCTGGCCGAGGCTGGCTACGACGCATGGACCCCGATGCAGGTTCAGGATCGTCGCCGCGCGCGCGGCAGGCCGCCGACCGAGCAGCGCGTGCCGATCATGCCGACAGTCGTGTTCGTTCGCGCCGATCGCGTGTCCGATCTCTACCGGGCGCTCTCCCTGCCTGTGAACCCCTTCCCCGCATTCTCGATCTTCCAGCAAGCCGGGCGTGTGCCGGTCATCTCCGACTGGGAGTTGGATTGCCTGCGCTCGGCCGAGGAAAGGGCGGCCCGCGCCCGCATGAAGAGCGAGCGGCGGGAGTTCACGATTGGCGGCGCCGTGAAGGTCGCCGAGGGCATCCTGCAAGGCATGGTGGGCGTGGTCGTCGACGCCAAGGGCAAGGCGCCGACGATCGACCTGGGCGGCGGCTGGGTGATGAAGATCGAGGGTTGGCTGTTGCGGCCGGATGATGTAGATGCTGACGACAGCACAGGCCGACAGGATCGGCAGAGGACTTATCGGCGCGAGCCGACGTAG
- a CDS encoding XRE family transcriptional regulator, with protein MADKGMSQSALAREIGVSQGAVSLILKGHTSKSRYIPDIAGALDVSIAWLEGEADEPGHAHSRSAVARALADEGLARVQEFDLSYAMGGGTFLDAQQGAGVRFRHFDLEWLREMTDSDPGSLFVARGLGDSMLPTLLDNDRLIIDTKQKFINQQDRLWALAYGDLGMVKRVRRLPGGRYLIISDNPSISDFEVDSSEFHVVGRVVGISRRA; from the coding sequence ATGGCGGACAAGGGCATGAGCCAGTCTGCGCTGGCGCGTGAAATCGGCGTTAGCCAAGGTGCCGTCAGCCTGATCTTGAAGGGGCACACCTCCAAGTCGCGCTACATACCCGACATAGCCGGAGCGCTGGATGTGTCGATCGCTTGGCTTGAAGGTGAGGCGGATGAGCCCGGTCATGCCCATAGCCGCTCCGCTGTAGCCCGAGCGCTGGCCGACGAGGGGCTTGCCCGCGTGCAGGAATTTGATCTGAGTTACGCGATGGGCGGCGGCACGTTTTTGGACGCGCAGCAAGGCGCTGGGGTGCGCTTTCGGCACTTTGATCTCGAATGGCTTCGGGAGATGACCGACAGCGACCCGGGGTCGTTGTTTGTTGCAAGGGGGCTGGGAGATTCAATGCTCCCGACGTTGTTGGATAATGATCGTCTGATCATCGACACGAAGCAAAAGTTCATCAACCAGCAGGATCGCCTTTGGGCTTTGGCCTACGGTGACCTCGGCATGGTGAAGCGCGTCCGACGACTGCCGGGCGGTCGTTACCTCATTATTTCTGATAATCCATCTATCAGTGATTTCGAGGTGGATAGCTCCGAGTTCCATGTGGTGGGGCGTGTCGTGGGTATAAGCCGAAGAGCCTGA
- a CDS encoding DUF1376 domain-containing protein: protein MEWHKRDHRAALDGYMGLTLEERGAYTTLLDLMYERGEALPDNERLIAGHLETSVRKYRALRDSLIAKGKIQRADGGRLTNARFEKECESSVNARRTLRESGAKGGRKRVENLKNVNENNEGGQARLEPASSSRARLEGERDTLTNVSGAVAPLDDPVKSIFDIGVRLLVRAGTPDRQARSLIGKWRRDASDAELLAVLPEAAGKSDPAAWITAALAARSRPTFDRLADSIERYRHLPPAPKIVAIQ from the coding sequence ATGGAATGGCACAAGCGCGATCACCGCGCGGCGCTGGATGGTTACATGGGCCTGACGCTTGAAGAGCGGGGTGCCTACACGACGCTGCTTGATCTGATGTACGAGCGCGGCGAGGCCCTACCGGACAACGAGCGACTGATCGCCGGCCACCTCGAAACATCGGTCAGGAAGTACCGCGCGCTCCGCGATTCTCTGATCGCGAAGGGTAAAATCCAACGGGCCGACGGGGGGCGCCTCACCAACGCTCGCTTCGAGAAAGAGTGCGAAAGCTCCGTGAATGCTCGACGAACACTCCGCGAAAGCGGTGCGAAGGGTGGACGAAAGCGCGTCGAGAACCTGAAAAACGTCAATGAAAACAACGAAGGTGGTCAAGCCCGGCTTGAGCCTGCCTCAAGCTCGCGCGCGCGCTTAGAAGGAGAAAGAGATACGCTTACTAACGTAAGCGGCGCGGTCGCGCCGTTGGATGATCCAGTAAAGTCGATTTTTGACATCGGCGTCAGGCTTCTGGTCAGAGCCGGGACACCCGATCGACAGGCTCGATCCCTCATCGGAAAATGGCGGAGGGATGCATCGGACGCGGAACTGCTGGCCGTGCTGCCCGAAGCAGCTGGCAAGTCCGATCCGGCTGCGTGGATCACCGCCGCGCTGGCCGCCCGATCGCGCCCGACGTTCGACCGGCTGGCCGATAGCATTGAGAGATACCGGCACCTGCCGCCGGCCCCCAAGATTGTGGCCATCCAATGA
- a CDS encoding replicative DNA helicase: MSDIAFQEIELSDLSIGSPRAELALLGELLGDNSGIDMTADRLMPEDFSVPLYGRVFAVIVREASLGRSVNAITLSPYFRDDRDFEELDAQRRLSDAARDSIGDYRPTPYLDQILSLSKRRRIVAGLSRIQAEARNLEMSVDDILSEADATLSTIVDRAEGTHEVTGADALGEVIAEFGLPVVGVRCGTIGQIDDLAGPLRPGQMVIVAGRPGMAKTATAVSYAIGAARAGHGTLFVSLEMSAKELGARIGSDLCFDVAQGTGVPFEVIRDRRPSVSQTLRIREARVSFSDMPLQIVDRGGCKMATLETMIRRHKRKMAAAGRKLELVIVDYLQLLSPDQPMRSSYEAVSEISKRIKQAAKSQGVAIMALAQLSRSVEQRPDRRPQLSDLRDSGQIEQDADTVIFLYREAYYTKKEEPKRGTSEWYDWSVKYAEIERHIEFICAKRRDGAEGRGAGLFFGEFMAVRGGDYYETRGESL, translated from the coding sequence GTGAGTGACATCGCCTTCCAGGAGATCGAACTAAGCGACCTGTCGATTGGCAGTCCTCGCGCCGAACTGGCGCTGTTGGGGGAGTTGCTGGGCGACAATAGCGGGATCGACATGACCGCCGACCGGCTGATGCCCGAGGATTTCTCAGTGCCGCTCTATGGGCGCGTCTTCGCCGTGATCGTGCGCGAGGCTTCACTGGGGCGCTCAGTCAACGCCATTACCCTCTCGCCCTATTTCCGTGACGATCGCGACTTCGAGGAACTCGATGCCCAGCGGCGGCTGAGCGACGCCGCGCGCGATAGCATCGGCGACTACCGGCCGACGCCATACCTCGACCAGATCCTGAGCCTCTCGAAGCGACGCCGGATCGTCGCCGGCTTGAGCCGCATCCAAGCCGAAGCCCGCAACCTTGAGATGTCTGTCGACGACATCCTCTCGGAAGCGGATGCCACCCTATCGACGATAGTGGACCGGGCTGAGGGAACGCATGAAGTCACCGGGGCCGACGCGCTGGGTGAGGTGATTGCCGAGTTCGGCCTGCCAGTGGTCGGTGTCCGATGCGGGACGATCGGCCAGATTGACGATCTGGCGGGGCCGCTGCGGCCGGGGCAGATGGTGATCGTCGCCGGCCGTCCCGGCATGGCGAAGACCGCTACAGCCGTCAGCTATGCGATCGGCGCAGCGCGCGCCGGCCACGGTACGCTGTTTGTCAGCCTCGAAATGTCGGCGAAGGAGCTTGGCGCGCGCATCGGTTCAGACCTGTGCTTCGATGTCGCGCAGGGCACAGGCGTCCCGTTTGAGGTCATCCGGGATCGCCGACCTTCGGTATCGCAAACGCTGCGCATTAGGGAAGCAAGGGTGTCCTTTTCCGACATGCCGCTCCAGATCGTGGATCGCGGCGGCTGCAAGATGGCGACCCTCGAAACGATGATCCGGCGGCACAAGCGGAAGATGGCTGCGGCCGGCCGCAAACTCGAACTGGTCATCGTCGACTATTTGCAGCTGCTCAGCCCCGATCAGCCGATGCGGAGCAGTTACGAGGCGGTCTCCGAGATCAGCAAGCGGATCAAGCAGGCGGCGAAGAGCCAGGGTGTGGCGATCATGGCGCTGGCGCAGCTCTCCCGCAGCGTCGAGCAGCGCCCCGACCGTCGCCCCCAACTGTCCGATCTACGCGATAGCGGCCAGATTGAGCAGGACGCCGATACGGTCATCTTCCTCTACCGCGAAGCCTACTACACCAAGAAGGAAGAGCCGAAGCGCGGCACCAGCGAATGGTACGACTGGTCGGTGAAGTATGCGGAGATCGAGCGCCACATAGAGTTCATCTGCGCGAAGCGACGCGATGGCGCTGAAGGCCGGGGCGCTGGCCTATTCTTCGGTGAGTTTATGGCCGTTCGCGGCGGCGATTACTACGAGACCCGTGGAGAGTCCCTGTGA
- a CDS encoding transcriptional regulator, which yields MTTRNIPLGDDAPERLALLRAIKLLGGNKSEVARVCGCTQANIFQIVEYRRRLPAEFVLPLEARTGVSRHELRPDIYPLEPAVSRATDITA from the coding sequence ATGACCACTCGAAACATCCCCCTCGGCGACGACGCCCCAGAACGCCTCGCATTGCTCCGCGCCATCAAGCTGCTCGGCGGCAATAAGTCGGAAGTCGCGCGGGTTTGCGGCTGCACGCAGGCCAACATCTTCCAGATCGTTGAATACCGTCGGCGGCTGCCCGCAGAGTTCGTCCTGCCGCTCGAAGCTCGAACCGGTGTGTCGCGTCATGAGCTTCGGCCTGACATCTACCCGCTCGAACCTGCCGTGTCGCGCGCAACCGACATCACCGCCTGA
- a CDS encoding lytic murein transglycosylase: protein MRRTAAILAFCLALLPLAADAQDGAGHDAAMRTYLTGLRPRALAEGVRPETFDSVLASLTFNQRVVDLDRSQPGGFSGNPAPPPPFAPYKAAHVEPYRIGRGKRKMEALAPMLARIEAQTGVSGAIVLAIYGQETGYGAVTGNFDLLRSLASLAYEGRRRALFSGEYIAALKMLDRGAPRDLLKGSWAGATGYPQFLPSTYIRLGADGDGDGKVDIWANEADALASIARYLLDAGWKPGVPWGVPVRVPPTLDRVATAPLARSPECQKVFDRHSRWLTVGEWRALGIQPLAARAPADTELAALIEPDGIGATGYLLTTNFRPILAYNCSNHYALSVALLADAIVE from the coding sequence ATGCGCCGCACCGCCGCTATTCTCGCCTTCTGCCTGGCCCTTCTGCCGCTCGCCGCCGATGCCCAGGACGGCGCCGGCCACGATGCGGCGATGCGGACCTATCTCACCGGCCTGCGCCCGCGCGCGCTGGCCGAGGGGGTGCGGCCCGAGACGTTCGACAGCGTGCTGGCTTCGCTCACCTTCAACCAGCGGGTCGTCGATCTCGATCGCTCGCAGCCGGGGGGCTTCTCGGGCAATCCCGCGCCGCCGCCGCCCTTCGCGCCGTACAAGGCCGCGCATGTCGAGCCCTATCGCATCGGCCGCGGCAAGCGGAAGATGGAGGCGCTGGCGCCGATGCTGGCGCGAATCGAGGCGCAGACCGGCGTGTCGGGCGCGATCGTGCTGGCGATCTACGGGCAGGAGACCGGCTATGGCGCGGTCACCGGCAATTTCGATCTGCTGCGTTCGCTGGCATCGCTCGCCTATGAAGGCCGCCGCCGCGCGCTCTTCAGCGGGGAATATATCGCCGCGCTCAAGATGCTCGATCGCGGCGCGCCGCGCGATCTGCTGAAGGGCAGTTGGGCCGGCGCCACGGGCTATCCGCAATTCCTGCCCTCCACCTACATCCGTCTCGGCGCGGATGGCGATGGCGATGGCAAGGTCGATATCTGGGCGAACGAGGCCGATGCGCTGGCCTCGATCGCGCGCTACCTGCTCGATGCCGGGTGGAAGCCGGGCGTGCCGTGGGGCGTGCCGGTGCGGGTGCCGCCCACCCTGGATCGCGTTGCCACCGCGCCGCTGGCCCGCTCGCCCGAATGCCAGAAGGTGTTCGATCGCCACAGCCGCTGGCTGACGGTGGGCGAATGGCGCGCGCTGGGCATCCAGCCGCTCGCCGCGCGCGCGCCGGCCGATACCGAGCTGGCCGCGCTGATCGAGCCCGACGGCATCGGCGCGACCGGATATCTGCTGACCACCAACTTCCGCCCGATCCTGGCCTATAATTGCTCCAACCATTATGCGCTGTCGGTGGCGCTGCTGGCCGATGCGATCGTGGAATAG
- the tmk gene encoding dTMP kinase: MSQRGRFISLEGGEGVGKSTQAKRLVAALQARGIETLLTREPGGSAGAEAIRALLLQGGADRWSAGAEALLFAAARADHVARTILPALDDGRWVICDRFLDSSIAYQGGAGGVGEAAIRMLHDVGSNGFLPDRTLLLTLDPAEGLAREDTPDRIGEKGLAYHRAVADSFLVLAVNDTSRFRVVDASGSQDMVTDRLVAALDDML, encoded by the coding sequence GTGAGCCAGAGAGGGCGGTTCATCAGCCTGGAGGGCGGCGAGGGCGTCGGCAAGTCCACGCAGGCCAAGCGGCTGGTCGCCGCCTTGCAGGCGCGGGGTATCGAGACCTTGCTGACCCGCGAGCCGGGCGGTAGCGCCGGGGCCGAGGCGATCCGCGCGCTGCTGTTGCAGGGCGGCGCCGATCGCTGGTCGGCCGGCGCGGAGGCCTTGCTGTTCGCCGCCGCGCGCGCCGATCATGTCGCCCGCACGATCCTGCCGGCGCTCGACGACGGCCGCTGGGTGATCTGCGATCGCTTTCTCGACAGCTCGATCGCCTATCAGGGCGGCGCCGGCGGGGTAGGGGAGGCGGCGATCCGCATGCTCCACGATGTCGGCAGCAACGGTTTCCTGCCCGATCGCACCCTGCTGCTGACGCTCGACCCCGCCGAGGGACTGGCGCGCGAGGACACGCCCGATCGCATCGGCGAGAAGGGGCTGGCCTATCACCGCGCCGTCGCGGACAGCTTTCTGGTGCTCGCAGTCAATGATACCAGTCGCTTCCGGGTGGTCGATGCCAGCGGTTCGCAGGATATGGTGACCGATCGGCTCGTCGCCGCGCTGGACGATATGCTGTGA
- a CDS encoding helix-turn-helix transcriptional regulator, which yields MIASGERFLCLPEVLKMTGYKKSTIYDMMAQTPPAFPTRKRIGPNKVIWLESEVRAWMEQRLTQAA from the coding sequence ATGATCGCCAGCGGTGAGCGCTTCCTGTGCCTGCCGGAGGTCTTGAAGATGACCGGCTACAAGAAGTCGACGATATACGACATGATGGCGCAAACCCCGCCGGCGTTTCCCACGCGGAAGCGTATCGGCCCGAACAAGGTGATCTGGCTCGAATCCGAGGTGCGCGCATGGATGGAGCAGAGGCTTACCCAGGCTGCATAG